One stretch of Prunus persica cultivar Lovell chromosome G1, Prunus_persica_NCBIv2, whole genome shotgun sequence DNA includes these proteins:
- the LOC18793858 gene encoding uncharacterized PKHD-type hydroxylase At1g22950, which translates to MSIDGPAERRKQPPQTQTPRTGNGNCGISSMSLANRLRLNPNKEHKPDSYDDLHQLEFSPLLFSSLERYLPPTMLNGSRDLKLQYMRDILLRYSSESERTRVQRHREYRQKIISHYQPVHKELYTMQAAQFFVPSFLKAINENTEDSFRSIMAEPAPGIYTFEMLQPYFCELLLSEVETFERWVIETNFRIMRPNTMNRYGCVLDDFGLETMLDKLMEDFIRPMSRVFFPEVGGSTLDSHHGFVVEYGTDKDSELGFHVDDSEVTLNVCLGKQFSGGELFFRGIRCDKHVNSETQSEEIFDYSHVPGHAVLHRGRNRHGARATTSGCRVNLLLWCRSSVFRELKKYQKDSSNWCGECQREKKERQRQSIAATKLELLKRDGKPTS; encoded by the exons ATGTCTATAGACGGCCCAGCCGAGCGAAGAAAGCAACCGCCTCAGACTCAGACGCCAAGAACAGGCAACGGGAACTGCGGCATTTCTTCGATGAGCTTGGCAAACAGGCTGAGACTGAACCCTAACAAGGAGCACAAGCCGGACAGCTACGACGACCTTCATCAATTGGAGTTTAGTCCCTTGCTCTTCAGCTCGCTGGAGCGCTACTTGCCTCCCACCATGCTCAATGGGTCACGTGACCTCAAGCTCCAGTACATGAGAGACATTCTCCTACGCTACTCGTCCGAGAGTGAGCGCACTCGT GTTCAACGACATAGAGAATACAGGCAGAAGATCATCTCACACTATCAG CCTGTACACAAGGAGTTATACACTATGCAAGCTGCACAGTTCTTTGTCCCCTCATTTCTCAAAGCAATCAATGAGAATACAGAGGATAGCTTTAGAAGTATAATGGCTGAACCCGCTCCAGGAATTTATACATTTGAAATGCTTCAGCCATACTTCTGTGAATTGTTATTATCCGAG GTGGAAACTTTTGAAAGGTGGGTCATTGAGACAAATTTCAGAATCATGCGACCAAACACAATGAATAGATACGGTTGTGTTCTTGATGACTTTGGCCTAGAAACCATGCTTGACAAGTTGATGGAGGACTTTATACGCCCTATGTCTAGAG TTTTCTTCCCCGAAGTTGGTGGATCCACGCTGGATTCTCATCatggttttgttgttgaatatGGAACTGATAAGGATTCAGAGCTTG GTTTTCATGTGGATGACTCAGAAGTCACCTTGAATGTTTGCTTGGGCAAGCAATTTTCTGGCGGAGAATTGTTCTTTCGAGGTATTCGATGTGATAAACATGTAAATTCAGAGACACAATCAGAG GAAATCTTTGATTATTCTCATGTTCCGGGGCATGCGGTTCTTCATCGTGGTCGCAATCGGCATGGTGCTAGAGCCACAACATCAGGGTGTCGAGTCAACTTACTACTGTGGTGCAGAAG TTCGGTCTTTAGAGAGCTGAAGAAGTATCAGAAAGATTCTTCTAACTGGTGTGGAGAGTGCCAGCgtgagaagaaagaaaggcaGCGTCAATCAATTGCTGCCACCAAACTG gaaTTGCTCAAGAGAGATGGAAAACCCACTTCTTGA